The Mauremys reevesii isolate NIE-2019 linkage group 1, ASM1616193v1, whole genome shotgun sequence genome has a segment encoding these proteins:
- the LOC120379379 gene encoding olfactory receptor 52B2-like: MSDSNTSDFTNPSTFILLGIPGLEVAHTWLSIPFCAMYVIAILGNSTILFIVKRERSLHVPMYYFLCMLAITDLVLSTSILPKMLSIFWFNSREIDFSACLTQMYFIHCFSVMESGILVAMALDRYVAICHPLRHSTILTNPVVAKIGLAVVLRSAMLVLPSPFIARRWPYCTTNIIPHSYCEYMAMVKLACADIRISSYYSLSVVLSVIGLDVFFITVSYTQILRAIFSLPTKDARLKAFGTCGSHLFVILAFYIPGLFSFLTHRFGHNVPLQFHILSANMYLLVPPMLNPVIYGVRTKEIRGRLLHLFTHKGT; this comes from the coding sequence atgtcagattccaacacaagcgacttcaccaacccctccaccttcatcctgctgggcattcctggcctggaggtagcGCATACCTGGCTCTCTATTCCCTTCTGTGCCATGTACgtcatagccatcttggggaactccACCATATTGTTCATTGTGAAGAGGGAGAGGAGCCTCCAtgtgcccatgtactatttcctctgcatgctggccatcactgacctggtcctgtccacgtccatcctgcccaaaatgctgagcatcttctggttcaattccagggagatcgatttcagtgcctgcctcacccagatgtacttcattcactgcttctcagtgatggagtctgggatcctCGTAGCCATGGCTctggatcgctacgtggccatctgccatcccctgagacattccaccatcctgacaaaccccgTGGTGGCCAAGATTGGCCTGGCTGTGGTGCTGCGCAGTGCCATGCTCGTACTGCCCTCTCCCTTCATAGCGAGAAGGTGGCCATATTGTACAACTAACATTATCCCCCACTCGTACTGTGAGTACATGGCcatggtgaagctggcctgtgccGACATCCGCATTAGTAGTTACTACAGCCTCTCTGTGGTATTGTCTGTTATTGGactggatgtgttttttatcacAGTGTCCTacacccagatcctcagggccatcttcagcctccccacaaaggacgcccggctcaaggcttttgggacctgcggctcccacctctTTGTCATCTTAGCCTTTTATATACCAGGTCTCTTCTCCTTTCTCACACAccggtttggccacaatgtgccccTGCAGTTCCATATTCTCAGTGCCAACATGTacctcctggtgccccccatgctaaatcctgtcatctatggggtgaggaccaaagaGATTCGGGGCAGGCTGCTCCATCTTTTTACCCATAAAGGAACCTAA
- the LOC120397420 gene encoding olfactory receptor 52R1-like yields the protein MADTNTTDFTNPSTFILQGIPGLERDHVWISIPFCTMYAIAILGNFTILFVVKMEQSLRAPMYYFLCMLAVTDLVLSTSIMPKMLSIFWFNSREIDFSACLTQLYFIHCFLTVESGILVAMALDRYVAICHPLRYSTILTNPMVVKIGLAVVLRSGMLILPYPLLTRQWPYCKTNIIPDTHCMHIAVVTLACADTHISSYYGLFVLFCVKGLDMFFVALSYTQILRAIFRLPTKEARLKTFGTCISHLCSILAFFIPDLFSSLTYRFGQNVPLHFRVLIGNVNLLVPPTLNPIIYGVRTKQIRDRLLRLFTH from the coding sequence ATGGCAGATACCAACACAactgacttcaccaacccctccaccttcatcctgcagggcattcctggcctggagagagaccatgtctggatctccatccccttctgcaccatgtacgccatagccatcttggggaacttcaccatcctgttcgtCGTGAAAATGGAGCAGAGCCTCCGTGcccccatgtactatttcctctgcatgctggctgtcactgacctggtcctgtctacatccatcatgcccaaaatgctgagcatcttctggttcaattccagggagatcgatttcagtgcctgcctcacccagctctacttcattcactgcttcttaACGGTGGAGTCTGGgatcctcgtggccatggctttggatcgctacgtggccatctgccatcccctgagatattccaccatcctgacaaaccccaTGGTGGTGAAGATCGGactggccgtggtgctgcgcagTGGCATGCTCATACTGCCCTATCCCCTCCTGACAAGGCAATGGCCATATTGCAAAACCAACATCATCCCCGACACACACTGCATGCACATAGCCGTGGTGACGCTGGCCTGTGCCGACACCCACATCAGTAGCTACTACGGCCTCTTTGTGCTATTCTGTGTGAAGGGTCTGGATATGTTTTTTGTTGCATTGTCCTATACCCAGATTCTAAGGGCCATCTTCAGGCTCCCCACAAAGGAAGCCCGGCttaagacttttgggacctgcatctcccacctctgtTCCATCTTAGCCTTTTTCATCCCAgatctcttctcctccctcacgTACCGGTTTGGCCAgaatgtgcccctgcatttccGTGTTCTCATTGGCAACGTGAACCTCCTGGTGCCCCCCAcactaaaccccatcatctatggggtgaggaccaaacagatccgggacaggctgctccggctctttactcat